Proteins from a genomic interval of bacterium:
- a CDS encoding lycopene cyclase domain-containing protein produces the protein MSHLEYLVFNLLVVIGPLALSFDSRVRFVRRWPTALFAALCLLVPYVLWDALVTGRHWWFNPHYTAGTFIGPLPAAEWLFFITVPFSSLFVWEVLRYYRPRQHAAGERRPPFWLWAALPLSGVLLWLGKEYTALVIALLALTVWADLHWGGRILARANFWPYAALLAGLMLICNGYLTARPVVLYAPAYQLDWRIGTIPVEDFLYGYSLLLGCTSLYEKIRRSHG, from the coding sequence GTGAGCCACCTCGAATATCTTGTCTTCAATCTGCTGGTCGTTATCGGCCCGCTGGCCCTTAGTTTCGATTCCAGGGTGCGTTTTGTGCGCCGCTGGCCGACCGCTCTTTTCGCCGCCCTGTGCCTGCTCGTGCCCTATGTTCTCTGGGATGCCCTGGTCACCGGCCGTCACTGGTGGTTCAATCCGCACTATACGGCCGGGACCTTCATCGGTCCCCTGCCGGCCGCGGAGTGGCTCTTTTTCATTACGGTCCCTTTCTCCTCGCTCTTCGTCTGGGAGGTGTTGCGCTATTATCGTCCGCGCCAGCATGCAGCCGGAGAGCGGCGCCCCCCGTTCTGGCTCTGGGCGGCGCTCCCCCTCTCCGGTGTCCTGCTCTGGCTGGGCAAGGAGTACACCGCCCTGGTGATCGCCCTTCTCGCACTGACGGTCTGGGCCGACCTCCACTGGGGAGGCCGAATTTTAGCCCGAGCCAATTTTTGGCCTTACGCAGCTCTGCTCGCCGGGTTGATGCTGATCTGCAACGGCTATCTGACCGCCCGGCCGGTGGTGCTTTACGCTCCGGCCTACCAGCTCGACTGGCGGATCGGCACCATCCCGGTCGAGGATTTTCTCTACGGCTACAGCCTCCTCCTCGGCTGCACCTCACTCTATGAAAAGATCAGGAGATCCCATGGGTAG
- a CDS encoding glycoside hydrolase family 97 protein, whose product MKRIGFIMLTLVTSRLLAIDLASPNGRLGLDFYLNMAGEPCYRLALDGAPVIKESRMGIAIRENPGLFDRFTVLHFERSQIDTSWEPVWGEAKRIRNHYNELEVSLQRQEPEKRIMTLRFRLFDDGLGFRYEFPRQPNLGYFIVSDEKTEFNLTGDHRAWWIPGDYDTNEYDYATTPLSKVDAMRGSNMSEIAVRSIIAANAVQTPLMLKTREGLYINLFEAALVNYPAMNLLIDQKSFTLTVRLVPDAVGNMAYLQTPEKTPWRTIITSWDARDILASRMILNLNEPCALTDTDWIKPQKYIGIWWGMHVGTTSWNMADTSNLKLASTDWKALKPNGHHGATTAETKRYLDFAARHGFDGVLVEGWNVGWEDWFGNWKEEVFDFVTPYPDFDVDELQHYAAAHGVRLIMHHETSAAVTNYERRMQEAYAFMNAHGYTTVKTGYVGRIIPRGEHHDGQWMVNHYVRVARETARHHIMIDVHEPVRPTGLQRTWPNWLACEAARGNEYNAWSNGNPPEHETILPFTRLMGGPMDYTPGIFQIKMAYYKPGSTYQVHTTLVKQLALYVTLYSPLQMAADLIENYDRFPDAFQFIKDVAVDWDESRILAAEPGDYVTIARKAKSSDKWFIGAITDEEARPAEVKLDFLDPGRKYTATLYLDAADAHWQKNPMAYRIRKGLVTSKSALRMALAPGGGAAVSLWPASPAELKLLKPLK is encoded by the coding sequence ATGAAAAGGATCGGATTCATCATGCTGACACTGGTTACATCTCGGCTCCTGGCCATCGACCTCGCCTCGCCGAATGGCCGACTGGGGCTCGATTTTTATCTTAATATGGCCGGCGAACCATGCTACCGCTTGGCGCTTGATGGCGCCCCGGTCATCAAGGAGAGTCGCATGGGGATCGCGATCAGGGAGAATCCCGGCCTCTTTGACCGTTTCACCGTGCTCCACTTCGAGCGCAGCCAGATCGACACGAGCTGGGAGCCGGTCTGGGGCGAGGCGAAGCGCATCCGTAATCACTACAACGAGCTTGAAGTGTCCCTGCAGCGTCAGGAGCCCGAAAAACGCATCATGACCCTCCGCTTCCGCCTCTTCGATGACGGCCTTGGTTTCCGTTACGAATTTCCGCGCCAGCCGAATCTTGGCTATTTCATCGTCAGCGATGAAAAGACCGAGTTCAACCTCACCGGCGATCACCGCGCCTGGTGGATTCCCGGAGATTATGATACCAACGAATACGATTACGCGACGACCCCGCTGAGCAAGGTCGATGCGATGCGGGGCAGTAACATGTCCGAGATTGCCGTGCGCTCAATCATCGCCGCCAATGCCGTGCAAACGCCGTTGATGCTGAAAACCCGGGAGGGCCTCTACATCAACCTCTTCGAGGCCGCTCTGGTCAACTATCCGGCGATGAATCTGCTCATCGACCAGAAGAGCTTCACCCTCACAGTGCGCCTGGTTCCCGATGCGGTCGGCAATATGGCCTACCTGCAGACGCCGGAGAAGACCCCCTGGCGCACCATCATCACCAGCTGGGATGCCCGCGACATCCTCGCCTCGCGGATGATCCTCAACCTCAATGAGCCCTGCGCCCTGACCGACACCGACTGGATCAAGCCGCAGAAATATATCGGCATCTGGTGGGGGATGCATGTCGGCACAACCTCCTGGAACATGGCCGACACCAGCAACCTCAAACTGGCCTCGACCGACTGGAAGGCGCTCAAGCCCAACGGTCATCACGGCGCCACCACCGCCGAAACCAAACGCTACCTCGATTTCGCCGCCCGACACGGCTTTGACGGGGTGCTGGTGGAGGGTTGGAACGTGGGTTGGGAGGACTGGTTCGGCAACTGGAAGGAGGAGGTCTTTGATTTCGTCACCCCCTATCCCGATTTCGACGTCGACGAGCTGCAGCACTATGCGGCGGCCCACGGGGTGCGCCTGATCATGCACCACGAGACCTCGGCGGCCGTGACCAACTATGAGCGGCGGATGCAGGAAGCCTATGCCTTCATGAATGCGCACGGCTACACCACCGTCAAGACCGGCTATGTCGGCCGTATCATCCCGCGCGGCGAGCACCATGACGGCCAATGGATGGTCAACCACTATGTACGCGTGGCTCGGGAGACGGCGCGCCACCACATCATGATCGATGTGCACGAGCCGGTCCGCCCGACCGGCCTGCAGCGCACCTGGCCCAACTGGCTGGCTTGCGAGGCGGCGCGCGGTAACGAATATAACGCCTGGAGCAACGGCAATCCCCCCGAGCACGAGACCATACTCCCCTTCACCCGGCTGATGGGCGGGCCTATGGATTATACCCCGGGCATCTTTCAGATCAAGATGGCGTATTACAAGCCCGGCAGCACCTACCAGGTTCATACCACCCTGGTCAAGCAGCTGGCCCTCTATGTCACCCTCTACAGCCCTCTGCAGATGGCGGCCGATCTGATCGAGAATTACGACCGATTTCCCGATGCCTTTCAGTTCATCAAGGATGTGGCCGTCGATTGGGATGAGAGCCGCATCCTCGCCGCCGAGCCGGGCGACTATGTGACCATCGCCCGTAAAGCCAAGAGTTCGGACAAGTGGTTCATCGGCGCCATTACCGATGAGGAGGCGCGCCCGGCGGAGGTCAAGCTCGATTTTCTCGATCCCGGCAGAAAATATACGGCAACGCTCTATTTGGATGCCGCCGATGCACACTGGCAGAAGAATCCCATGGCCTACCGCATTCGCAAGGGGCTGGTCACGAGCAAGTCGGCGCTGCGGATGGCGCTGGCGCCCGGCGGCGGTGCGGCGGTGAGCCTCTGGCCGGCGAGCCCTGCGGAGCTGAAATTGCTTAAACCGCTGAAATAG
- a CDS encoding DUF2911 domain-containing protein codes for MKRSMMALTALIITILLALSLPLQAQVNMPRPSPKASVTQTIGLTDVTITYSRPGVKNRTIWGELVPYGKVWRLGANEATTISFADDVTVEGQPLPKGTYSLHAIPNPEEWTIIVNKVADQWGSYNYKQEEDALRITVKPQTGPFVERMLFTFDDVTDESAVVTLAWEKIRVSFKIGVNTQVKVLNNAKATLSPRALFFAAQYAYQNNTELDQAAKWLDASIALEENYQNLSFKAGLLAKAGNKKEAVKLGEKAIAIGKATQRVPPDLDAFAKQVQEWKKK; via the coding sequence ATGAAAAGAAGCATGATGGCCTTGACGGCTTTGATAATAACGATCTTGCTGGCCCTTTCCCTTCCGCTTCAGGCGCAGGTGAATATGCCGCGGCCCAGCCCCAAGGCCAGTGTCACCCAGACCATCGGCCTGACCGATGTGACGATCACCTACAGCCGTCCCGGGGTGAAGAACCGCACCATCTGGGGAGAGCTGGTCCCCTACGGCAAGGTCTGGCGGCTCGGCGCCAACGAGGCTACGACCATCAGTTTCGCCGATGATGTCACCGTCGAGGGTCAACCCCTGCCCAAGGGCACCTACAGCTTGCACGCCATTCCCAATCCCGAGGAATGGACCATTATTGTCAACAAGGTGGCCGATCAGTGGGGCTCCTATAATTACAAACAGGAGGAGGATGCCCTGCGGATTACGGTCAAACCGCAGACCGGTCCCTTCGTCGAACGCATGCTCTTCACTTTCGATGATGTGACCGATGAGTCAGCGGTGGTTACTCTGGCATGGGAAAAGATACGCGTCTCCTTCAAGATCGGCGTCAACACCCAGGTCAAGGTCCTCAACAACGCCAAGGCGACGTTGAGCCCTCGCGCCCTTTTCTTTGCCGCGCAGTATGCATATCAGAACAATACCGAGCTCGATCAAGCCGCCAAATGGCTGGATGCCTCGATCGCCCTGGAAGAGAATTATCAGAATCTGAGCTTCAAGGCCGGCTTGCTCGCCAAGGCGGGCAACAAGAAAGAAGCAGTCAAGCTTGGTGAAAAGGCCATCGCCATCGGCAAGGCGACGCAGCGCGTCCCGCCGGATCTGGATGCCTTTGCCAAGCAGGTGCAGGAATGGAAGAAGAAGTAA
- a CDS encoding sodium:alanine symporter family protein, giving the protein MQGIADIVARLDQFFWGLPLIVLLFGTHIYLTIRLRFPQRYIFKAIKLSFTRDEGAEGEVSQFGALTTALAATIGTGNIVGVATAVAIGGPGAVLWLWLTGVFGIATKYAEGLLAVKYRVKTPAGAMAGGPMYVLERGLGKRWLGLLFALFTAVAAFGIGCMVQANSISTLAASTFQVPTWVTGLFLALLTAVVILGGIKSIARVCEILVPFMALFYIIGCLYILVLHHATLPQTVRLILHSAFDGHAAAGGFAGATIMMALRYGVARGLFSNESGLGSAPIVAAAAKTRNPVRQALVSSTGTFWDTVVVCLMTGLVLVNSGEWTSGANGADLTRSAFAYIPVIGPIVLTIGLLTFVFSTILGWSYYGEKAIEYLVGVKAVLPYRILWCIVVFLGSVFSLQFVWDFADLANGLMAIPNIIALLALSGILVRETRAYLWDEQL; this is encoded by the coding sequence ATGCAAGGAATCGCCGATATCGTCGCCCGTCTCGACCAGTTTTTCTGGGGATTGCCGCTGATCGTTCTTCTCTTCGGCACGCACATTTATCTCACTATCCGTTTACGGTTCCCGCAGCGTTACATCTTCAAGGCCATCAAGCTCTCATTCACCCGGGATGAGGGGGCGGAGGGCGAGGTCAGCCAGTTCGGCGCCCTGACCACCGCTCTGGCGGCCACCATCGGCACCGGCAACATCGTCGGCGTGGCGACCGCGGTCGCGATTGGAGGACCGGGGGCGGTTCTCTGGCTCTGGCTGACCGGGGTGTTCGGCATCGCCACCAAGTACGCCGAGGGGCTGCTGGCGGTCAAATACCGCGTCAAGACGCCCGCTGGAGCGATGGCGGGAGGGCCCATGTACGTCCTCGAGCGCGGCCTGGGCAAGCGCTGGCTGGGCTTGCTCTTCGCCCTCTTCACCGCCGTGGCCGCATTTGGCATCGGCTGCATGGTGCAGGCCAATTCCATCTCCACTCTGGCGGCCAGCACCTTCCAGGTGCCGACCTGGGTGACCGGATTGTTTCTGGCCCTGCTCACCGCGGTGGTGATTCTCGGGGGCATCAAGAGCATCGCCCGCGTCTGCGAGATTCTCGTCCCCTTTATGGCCCTCTTTTATATCATCGGCTGTCTCTATATTCTGGTGCTGCACCACGCGACCTTGCCGCAGACTGTCCGGCTTATTCTACACAGCGCCTTCGACGGCCATGCAGCGGCCGGCGGCTTTGCCGGTGCCACGATCATGATGGCCCTACGCTATGGTGTGGCGCGCGGACTCTTTTCGAACGAATCGGGATTGGGTTCGGCCCCCATTGTCGCAGCCGCCGCAAAGACCCGCAATCCCGTGCGCCAGGCGCTGGTCTCTTCCACCGGCACCTTCTGGGATACGGTGGTGGTTTGCCTGATGACCGGTCTGGTCCTGGTCAACTCAGGGGAGTGGACCAGCGGCGCCAACGGGGCAGACTTAACCCGTTCGGCCTTCGCCTATATCCCGGTCATTGGGCCGATCGTTCTGACTATTGGCCTGCTCACCTTTGTCTTCTCGACCATCCTCGGCTGGAGCTATTACGGGGAAAAAGCGATAGAATACCTGGTTGGCGTAAAAGCGGTGCTGCCCTATCGCATCCTCTGGTGCATCGTCGTTTTTCTTGGTTCAGTCTTTTCTCTGCAGTTTGTCTGGGATTTCGCCGATCTGGCCAACGGCCTCATGGCGATCCCCAACATCATCGCCCTGCTCGCTCTGAGCGGCATCCTCGTCCGTGAGACGCGTGCGTATCTATGGGATGAGCAGCTGTGA
- a CDS encoding alpha-amylase family glycosyl hydrolase — MMLTAKISAPDIVDVRLQDSARPIQAADFYFTPALQIFRVEQKEQTVRLHTAPIELTLTRYLHFRESKCELNPDDFLDTFYSDKPLGCTWNDTSTAFRLFAPRAKRVTLTLYPDAVSPSGVQHELQRDRDGVWEVVLPGHFFGRAYTYQVDGPAGASEQFDYNKPVCDPYARAVATANEFLHRGRTLILDTGRYDWEGDRPLGIGLEDMVIYECHVRDLTAHPSSGCPTELAGSYKGAILPGRTGGIDYLRALGVNAIELLPVQEFGNIELPYNVDAGGTRNTWNPYARNHWGYMTSYFFAPESYYASGASMTPGALCGADGRQVEELKDLVKAFHRAGIAVLLDVVYNHVSQYDQNCFKLTDKKYYFRLDENQNYLATSGCGNDFKTERPMTRRLILESVKYWMEEYHIDGFRFDLAAMIDWETVDAITREARRINPNVVLIAEPWGGGHYDPAGFSKHGWAAWNDQFRNGIKGQNPENGQNYIFGRYWGGVDREAVKRFIRGTLAAEGGLFQKSSHAVNYLGSHDDHSYGDFVRIGSGAVQPDQVISDPLINARLTTEELKISKLGALILFTSQGVVMMEEGHEFARSKVIAKTEAPDPMAGHIDHNSYNKDNETNWLDYRHAALNQELVDYYKGLIRLRRKFSAFRGTPPERIHFSDGDNPFALAFQLHQEGEVGPAELLVLLNGHREAISRFTLPGGSWRILVNGEAAGESPQGRPVEGELVLPATTGMVLIR, encoded by the coding sequence ATGATGCTTACCGCCAAGATTTCTGCGCCGGATATCGTCGATGTCCGGCTGCAAGATTCAGCCCGCCCCATTCAAGCCGCTGATTTTTATTTCACCCCGGCCCTGCAGATTTTCCGTGTGGAACAGAAGGAGCAAACGGTCCGCCTGCATACCGCCCCCATCGAGCTGACCCTGACGCGCTACCTCCACTTTCGTGAAAGCAAATGCGAGCTCAATCCGGACGACTTCCTTGATACCTTTTATTCCGACAAGCCGCTTGGTTGCACCTGGAATGACACCTCCACGGCCTTTCGTCTCTTCGCACCACGGGCCAAGCGGGTGACCCTGACCCTCTATCCCGATGCCGTCTCCCCCTCCGGCGTGCAGCATGAGTTGCAGCGCGACCGGGATGGGGTCTGGGAGGTTGTTCTTCCCGGCCACTTTTTCGGCCGGGCCTACACCTATCAGGTGGATGGGCCGGCCGGGGCTTCGGAGCAGTTTGATTATAACAAACCGGTCTGTGACCCTTATGCCCGTGCCGTCGCCACGGCCAATGAGTTCCTGCACCGCGGCCGGACTTTGATCCTCGACACAGGCCGTTATGACTGGGAGGGCGACCGTCCCCTTGGAATCGGGCTGGAGGATATGGTCATCTATGAATGCCACGTCCGCGATCTCACCGCCCATCCGAGCTCGGGCTGCCCGACGGAGCTGGCGGGCAGCTACAAGGGCGCGATCCTACCGGGACGGACGGGTGGGATCGACTACCTCAGGGCCCTGGGGGTCAATGCTATCGAACTGCTTCCCGTGCAGGAGTTCGGCAACATTGAACTCCCATATAACGTCGATGCCGGCGGCACCCGCAATACCTGGAATCCCTATGCCCGCAACCATTGGGGCTATATGACCTCCTATTTCTTCGCACCCGAGTCCTATTATGCCAGTGGTGCGAGCATGACGCCGGGCGCGCTGTGCGGAGCAGATGGCCGCCAGGTGGAAGAGCTTAAGGATCTGGTCAAGGCGTTCCACCGGGCGGGCATCGCCGTCCTCCTCGATGTCGTTTACAATCATGTCTCCCAGTATGATCAGAACTGCTTCAAGCTGACCGATAAAAAGTATTATTTCCGCCTGGACGAGAACCAGAATTATCTCGCCACCAGCGGCTGCGGCAATGACTTCAAGACCGAGCGGCCGATGACGCGGCGGCTCATCCTCGAGAGCGTGAAATACTGGATGGAGGAGTATCACATCGACGGCTTTCGCTTTGATCTCGCGGCGATGATCGACTGGGAGACCGTGGATGCGATCACCCGCGAGGCGCGCCGGATCAATCCCAACGTAGTGCTGATCGCCGAACCCTGGGGCGGCGGCCACTACGATCCGGCCGGCTTTTCCAAACACGGATGGGCCGCCTGGAACGACCAGTTCCGTAACGGCATCAAGGGCCAAAATCCGGAGAATGGCCAGAACTATATCTTCGGGCGCTATTGGGGCGGCGTCGACCGGGAGGCGGTGAAACGCTTCATCCGTGGCACCCTCGCCGCCGAGGGGGGGCTTTTTCAGAAGAGCAGCCATGCGGTCAACTATCTCGGCTCGCACGACGACCACAGCTACGGTGACTTTGTTCGCATCGGCTCGGGGGCGGTCCAGCCCGACCAGGTCATCTCCGATCCGCTCATTAATGCCCGCCTGACCACCGAGGAACTCAAGATCAGCAAACTGGGCGCCCTGATTCTCTTCACCAGCCAGGGGGTGGTGATGATGGAGGAGGGCCACGAATTCGCGCGCAGCAAGGTGATCGCCAAGACCGAGGCGCCCGACCCGATGGCCGGCCATATCGATCATAACAGCTACAACAAAGACAACGAAACCAACTGGCTCGATTACCGCCATGCCGCCCTCAACCAGGAGTTGGTCGACTATTACAAGGGTTTGATTCGGCTGCGCAGGAAATTTTCCGCCTTCCGCGGGACCCCGCCGGAGCGCATCCACTTCAGCGACGGCGACAACCCCTTTGCCCTTGCTTTTCAGCTGCACCAGGAGGGCGAAGTGGGGCCGGCCGAATTGCTGGTCCTTCTCAATGGTCATCGCGAGGCGATCTCGCGGTTCACCCTGCCCGGGGGGAGTTGGCGGATCCTGGTTAACGGCGAAGCGGCGGGGGAGTCGCCGCAGGGTCGCCCGGTCGAGGGCGAGCTGGTTCTGCCCGCCACGACCGGCATGGTGCTGATACGTTGA
- a CDS encoding UDP-N-acetylmuramoyl-L-alanyl-D-glutamate--2,6-diaminopimelate ligase translates to MELQYYLNDLQEKQVTGDPAGIEVKGVAYDPLRIEPGFIYVAIAIYTQLDKIEIPDGHPLISDAIARGAVCVVVQEPVAVPAGVVKVVVPDSRYALGLLANRYYGFPSEQIKLVGVTGTNGKTTTTHVMESIFSEPYRVGLIGTLYYKINGEIRKSKDTTPEPPDLQAILRQMADQKVAYCFMETSSHGIEFHRLQGCRFRIAVFTNLTQDHLDFHKTMENYLNAKLKLFRWLGAEDYAVINIDDPYGGRFVEATRANVLTYGIFSPADIMAREIHYGISGTRYILETPQGSIDIETRLLGRFNVYNALAGVGAAVAEGIDLEVIKRGLERPIRVAGRMEMVDLGQPFTVVVDYAHTPDGMENVLGLARGLNPRRLITVFGCGGDRDKEKRPIMGGVASRFSDVVILTADNPRTEDPEAILDDITAGCDAAKVTRIIDRHEAIQHAITTAQAGDIVMILGKGHETTQTLMDRTIPFNDREEAEAALAALLKK, encoded by the coding sequence ATGGAGCTGCAGTACTACCTGAACGATTTGCAGGAAAAGCAGGTCACCGGCGATCCCGCCGGCATCGAGGTCAAGGGCGTCGCCTACGACCCCTTGCGCATCGAACCCGGCTTTATCTATGTCGCCATTGCCATTTATACACAGTTGGACAAAATCGAAATTCCCGATGGCCATCCCTTGATCAGCGATGCCATCGCCCGGGGGGCGGTTTGCGTGGTGGTGCAGGAACCGGTCGCGGTCCCTGCCGGGGTAGTCAAGGTGGTGGTTCCGGATTCGCGTTATGCCCTGGGCCTTCTTGCCAACCGGTACTACGGCTTTCCTTCCGAGCAGATCAAACTGGTCGGTGTGACCGGCACCAATGGCAAGACCACCACGACCCATGTTATGGAGTCCATTTTCAGCGAGCCATACCGGGTTGGATTGATCGGCACCCTCTATTACAAGATCAATGGCGAAATCCGCAAATCCAAGGATACCACACCCGAACCGCCCGATCTTCAGGCGATTCTACGTCAGATGGCGGATCAGAAGGTTGCCTACTGCTTCATGGAGACCTCGTCGCACGGCATCGAATTCCACCGCCTGCAGGGATGCCGCTTCCGCATCGCCGTCTTCACCAACCTCACTCAGGATCATCTCGATTTTCACAAAACCATGGAAAATTACCTCAATGCCAAGCTCAAGCTATTCCGCTGGCTTGGTGCGGAGGATTATGCCGTCATCAACATCGATGATCCCTATGGCGGGCGGTTTGTCGAGGCGACCCGGGCCAACGTCCTGACCTATGGCATCTTTTCGCCAGCCGACATCATGGCACGCGAGATCCACTACGGGATCAGCGGCACCCGGTACATCCTCGAGACGCCGCAGGGGAGCATCGACATCGAGACCCGCCTCCTCGGCCGTTTTAATGTCTACAATGCCCTGGCCGGGGTGGGGGCGGCTGTTGCCGAAGGCATCGATCTTGAGGTGATCAAACGCGGCCTCGAGCGCCCGATCCGCGTGGCCGGCCGCATGGAGATGGTCGACCTGGGGCAGCCCTTCACGGTGGTGGTTGATTATGCCCATACACCCGATGGCATGGAGAACGTACTCGGACTGGCGCGGGGGCTGAATCCGCGGCGGCTGATCACGGTCTTCGGCTGCGGTGGCGACCGTGACAAAGAGAAGCGCCCGATCATGGGCGGGGTGGCCTCCCGTTTCAGCGATGTTGTGATCCTCACCGCGGACAACCCCCGCACCGAGGATCCCGAAGCCATCCTCGACGATATCACCGCAGGATGCGATGCGGCCAAGGTAACCCGCATCATTGACCGGCACGAAGCCATCCAGCACGCCATCACCACTGCGCAGGCGGGAGATATCGTGATGATCCTCGGCAAGGGACATGAGACCACCCAAACCCTCATGGACCGCACGATTCCGTTCAATGACCGCGAAGAAGCCGAGGCCGCTCTGGCCGCACTACTCAAAAAATGA
- a CDS encoding endonuclease/exonuclease/phosphatase family protein: MNRFQSIRRILASFLFLFWVVVLTGEALVWGNLRVLFLPRVPTVEMAASLLQDTLWLLVGLALPFYVCALAFRQLPRRIARRALVAAVLLFWILVLGDLPLYFRWLFLLIGLLVFLAVRDARRSRSIRAHYFLFYMACLGLVLNYGPQLFPSFPSLRKAGPGHLKILDYNISSTLYGEKRAPLFELIQREKPDLVFIQEINSSDQKLFRRKLDDLYPYQLWADRFENYNGGAILSRIPFTEEHNIDLGTPYMSGHTNINHAVIRLRGEEVHLFNGHLYPAGHAFLQLIFGKRTLESSLAQTRLAYQRRMAEAEQLEQLVGRIKAPTIVAGDFNDTPNSPLYRRFEATLRNAFATAGWGLGTTWGQYNLKGSVPHWLRFILFDFLRIDQLFASRHFRILEARVIPLAISDHKPQVVRLTLY; encoded by the coding sequence ATGAATCGATTCCAATCCATCAGACGAATTCTTGCATCCTTTCTTTTCTTGTTCTGGGTGGTCGTCCTGACCGGTGAAGCCCTGGTCTGGGGCAATCTGCGGGTGCTCTTTCTGCCGCGTGTCCCGACTGTGGAGATGGCGGCCAGCCTCCTCCAGGACACACTGTGGCTTTTGGTGGGACTGGCCTTGCCTTTTTACGTATGCGCTCTCGCCTTCCGCCAGCTGCCACGCCGGATCGCGCGCAGAGCCCTGGTTGCGGCAGTGCTGCTGTTCTGGATCCTGGTGCTCGGGGATCTGCCTCTTTATTTTCGCTGGCTCTTTCTGCTGATCGGATTGCTGGTCTTTCTGGCGGTGCGCGACGCCCGGCGCAGCCGCAGTATCCGCGCCCATTATTTTCTCTTTTATATGGCCTGCCTGGGGCTGGTTCTCAATTATGGGCCTCAGCTCTTCCCTTCTTTCCCGTCGCTGCGCAAGGCTGGACCGGGTCATTTGAAGATTCTGGATTATAACATCTCCAGTACCTTGTACGGAGAAAAGCGGGCGCCCCTCTTCGAACTCATCCAGCGCGAGAAACCCGACCTGGTCTTCATCCAGGAGATCAATTCGAGCGATCAGAAACTCTTCCGGCGGAAGCTTGACGATCTCTACCCGTATCAGCTCTGGGCGGATCGGTTCGAGAATTATAATGGCGGTGCCATCCTCAGCCGGATTCCGTTCACGGAGGAGCATAATATCGATCTGGGCACGCCGTACATGAGCGGCCACACCAATATCAACCATGCTGTGATCCGCTTGCGCGGCGAGGAGGTCCATCTCTTCAACGGTCACTTGTACCCGGCCGGACACGCCTTTTTGCAGCTGATTTTCGGCAAGCGCACGCTGGAGAGTTCGCTGGCTCAGACCCGCCTCGCCTATCAGCGCCGCATGGCCGAAGCCGAACAACTGGAGCAGCTGGTGGGCCGGATCAAAGCGCCGACCATCGTCGCCGGCGACTTCAATGACACGCCCAACAGTCCACTGTACCGCCGCTTCGAGGCGACGCTGCGGAATGCCTTCGCCACCGCCGGCTGGGGTTTGGGAACGACCTGGGGGCAATACAACCTCAAAGGCAGCGTCCCCCATTGGCTGCGCTTTATCCTTTTCGATTTTTTGCGTATTGATCAGCTCTTCGCCAGCCGCCATTTTCGCATTCTCGAGGCGCGTGTCATCCCGCTCGCCATCTCGGACCACAAGCCGCAGGTGGTGCGTCTCACTTTGTATTGA